The genomic region aatattatatgtatcgatgctgtccattaaaaaaatatttagcaggtataagtgtcctcaaatccaaaatctttggattgttttttgatttcacactctgtagagtattataagactttgcttgacatgatagtatgaaaatcctaggaggagtatgaaaagtgatgatttcaaactattattacctgtaaataaactgtgcattttttaataggacatgtaatgggaaagttgttcgcactactgcaaggaatcaaaagagtccaattgcatgttcccaagtggaattatgtaggggatacacttgctttttttgcaatagcgccccccagtggccaatcgacacccggctggattatgtcatagggggcgtgcacttgtccacacccaagaggtttcgtgcagatcgaccaatggtaagcctgtcaaacgcgtgccgatcactgattggccgattacgtcagccattttggaagtatggcatgtctgctttaggacctggtttccagaggcccatagatgatgtctgtcaagtttcatgtggatcggccaatctgagtgcatggggcaaatttttgcatgttatagcgccccctagcaggtgaggtatggcaacctctgcgagctgccccagaccctcacagggaagctgtctgtgaagtgccatctcattacatgcaagttttcttaagttagagctccatatgcgcaaaatttactattgaatttacgccccctcatttgattggcttatactgactaggtagtgaagaaattagcatttttgttggatacgttttaaagttcagactcttctgaacgttttgataccacatatgtgcatgtatgtgaaaaatccagggactagttcgcgctcaaagatgtgtgtgattttgcacattatgcaaattaactcgaaatctaagtgggcggagcttaatggttgtatattaattgtcctattgaatttagtcaaggaatgtataggaactggaattttggttctaggacctacggtgtaggagatatggacaaaaagtcaatatggtccgctatagcgccaccatcaggccaatttgggtccctgtatgggaatctggtccttggaggtaactgaacctttttgccaagtttggggtttctaggcattacggtctaggctgcacaatacgttttaggtcaaaaaatgggacaaagaataataataagaaagaaaaatcctaacaattacaatagggttcccacactatgtgtgtgtgaaccctaataataataataaatatagccgcaagcggcaattacggggtccaagcgcagggtatgggcaccatctggcacgcctgagatgcgtaagcatgtgtgtgtaatcactgggtaggtatgggtgaagcaatgtgtatatgaaacctataggtaggccattgcatgtgtgtgcatgtgtaagaaagatgtaggggtaattcaggaaatcctagtatagcgccacctagtggtgcaattcccgtcatacttgagcatgtcttagagagtgtgtagatgaacataatatgtgagtttcatgttgattggcatatgataagcttgtgaaatgtgaactgaaagctgattggtcgatagcggcggccatattggacatatgatggtgcaggtcaaggacctgtgtcataggtgcatatagatgatgcgtaccaagtttggagttatttggccaatcggtgtgggcaggagagttttttggccgttatagcgccccctaggtgtgcatgtgtgccaaAATTTACCGGCAGGTCTAGACActcaataggtgcatgtatgtgaaatttggagtgaatatgCTTTTACAACTCATCAAGCATGAGAGCACCCATGGTTGGGGGGGAGCCATCGAAGTgttggtttttcttttttggttgGCCTGTGGCACATCATACCGCGTTGTATCCCATGCTTTTTCTATGCCCCGTTCTACAGTGCACCGTGTAATTCACAGAGTGGCCAATGAAATGCAGCGAATCCTTCCGAAAGTTATCCGGCACTTAAAACCAGAAGAACTGCATCTCTGATGGCTTTGTGAGGCTGGGAAACCATGCAGCTTTCCACTCTGTAGTTGGTGCAATAGATGGGTGCCATGTGCGAATCAAAGCCCCTGGAGAACCTGATGCACAGTGCTACAAAAACCATAAACTCTATCCCTCTGTGCAATTTCAGGCTGTCTGTGACCACCAGGCAAAGTTTCTCTATGTTTTTATTGGCTTTCCAGGCTCAGTACACGATGCAAGGGTGCTCCGTCACAGCACTCTGTACCAGCAGGCCACTTTGCCACCCAGAGGCTACATGATACTTGGAGATGGTGGGTACCCATGCATCTCTCAGCCCTATAGCCCTCATCACTCCATTTAAGAAGCCTGTCAGAGCAGAAGAGAGGATGGTCTTCAATAGGCATCATGCAAAGGGCACGTTCTATAATTGAACGTGCTTTTGGGATGCTGAAGACCAGATGGAGGTCAATTTTCCTGCACGCTCTAGAGGTTAACCCAAGGTTTGTGCCAGAGGTGATTGCTGCCTGTGTCACTCTGCACAACATCTGCATGGGAGCAGGAGATGTTGTTCAGCCTGAGGAGGAAgcagatgaagatgaagctGATGTGCAGGAAGACGATGACATCACAGCTGTCAGTGGCCACCAATTACGGAAGCAACTTTGTGCCAACATTGCTGGTGTCCAGTGATTTTATTAAaccagaaaaaaataaatcagttcggttttcattaaatgttataCATTTGCACTGCCAATATTCTTTATGTAAATATTGTGCATACATCATTCATGTTTGTTTAATGTTCTAGTTTtaaatgtcttatttcattgTCTTATCTGTGCTACTTTAAACCAGTTCACTTGTTCTACTCACTGTTAATATTCGTcttgttctgttagtgtgagttaGAATTAAAAAACAATTTAAGAGTATGAATTTGAAGTGTTATTATACAATGAACAACCGATTAATTAAGTTTATATCAGTATAGTATACCTGCAAGACATGCATTAGTTAGTTTTCCatgactgctttaaaaaaaagcaCACATAAATGCCAGTTCTTAAattcaaaaaaaaattattttagaaTTCACAAATAAGTTAGTTAATTTTGTTAACTAGCTTTTCTAGCAGATTATACAAGCGTTcgcttgaaaaaaaaaagcttaacaAAAATGTAATTGAGAAATTTGCAGGCCAGAAGGAAAGGAGggcaaaattcatgtttaaGTAAATAAAGGGCACcaagactgctttatttgtttaatttgtttGCGTCCCCCTCATTTTTTGCACCAGATGCCACTGGTTGCATATCTCAAATGATAGTAGTCTGAAATGATGGGGAAAATTTGGTAATACAATGCTACTGTTAATGTACACGTGTTACAGGGCATTAACATGAACATATTGTGTACAGGAATTTATGTGAATGTGTGATTTTTATTAGTGTGATTACTGTTAAAACACATAGAGACACACACCGCAATTATAATGGgccctcgggggggggggggggggagttaaaGGAGGTAGTAGTTGATATGTTGGTAATTGTTTTTATGTGGTTATAGCAGGCTAGTTGTTAATGTACTCGTAGTTAACACGTAAGACACCAGCAAGGGCGCCCGACCACGTGTTGAACATGCATGAAGGTTTAGTTGCAAACATTGTTTCGAGTAAATAGTACACTATAGATAAAATGTGGAATTATTGTTGAAAGTCCGGCGTTAGGTGGTTCCGGCCGAACACCCCTGTATGTTTCTCTAGTTGGTTTGCCCTGTTGTTCGTAGAGCGACAGTGGGAGGAGGCTATCAGAGCGGAGCCGAACGTTGAGCAGAGCTGAACTTTGAGCAGAGGCGAACTTTGAGAACAAAGGGAATACGGAGATTTTGGTTGAAAAACAGAGTTATAAAGAGTGACTTTATTCTTCTGGGTGAGCTTTGCGCGTGGATCAACAGTAAGTCTACGTTTCAGCTGTTATATTTGTGTAATATGTTGCGTTTTGTATCCGTATGTTATAGCGGTAATTGAGGCTGTAATGTAATATGTACATAGTAATATGACGGTTAGTTTGGCTCATTAATGGGATATTGGTATGTCATGTGTATTTCTATGTATATTACATGTATTACCATGTATATTCATGTTAAGTCCGATATAAGTTAATGAGAGTTGCCTCACTGCATGAGTGAAGCATGATGTGTGCACGAGGTAGGCGCGAGGTGTTTTCGTGATACTCGCTTCAGTAGCGCTTACTTATCCTGTAGTGTTTGCTCAGAGTAGTGCGATATATGCGAAGTTGTACTagcagtggcggctggtgcaaaaaaaattgaggggggcgcaaacaaattaaacaaataaagcagtcttagTGCCCTTTATTTACTTAAACATAAATTTATGCATCTAcatcacatatgtcaaagtcaagacccgcgggccggatctggatAGATTGATAGATCATagattgattatctatggccccctggatgatatttaatttctattagaaccggcccgcaggccacagccgcccgctggtgtttgttgtgctggtgcacaaacactacattccccacaatgcaacggtagcccgcgaagtcactgcagcgccacaagcggcgagggtccgcgcggcgaaaatgacgtaatcgcagtggctccttCCGTGTGCGAGGGCGTCGCGCGCTATCGATTCccgaggtcgtgcacctgtccAATTTTGTAACtgttcagcgcaatgaacaaagtcatgtttgcagggttcatacacctttacaaggtggaattcaagcacttgtacgtcactttcaaggtccatttcaatatttcccagcacgttaaacttaattaagttaaatatttatacgtatactcgaaatgattcgatataattcgctttttattcacatttaatggttgtttggttttgaaaataatgttaacgtcttcacgttctctcatgtttcgtcctggaattacaagaggctcgtatttgttaacgtgatacaaaagaactgttaagtcagacagatatttgttgtgaaccgaagtagttacaatttcaagcattttcaagtactttagcctaaatttcagcacttttcaaacctgtattactttattcatttaatgtacaggacatgtcttctttgaaggaagtttgtttttatctgtttgctgtttcaatgttttcacttgaaattactaacagctccataagaaaatattactttattcatttaagcattaaataatatacaccgtgttaggtcttggttcaataggctatgtacAATCATTTcattatgttttaataaacattgaaccagtccggccctcggcttgtagaaaatttgtttttttggccctctgtgtatttgattGACATCCCTGATCTACATGCACTCTCATTAGACCGGCACCctgcacacaggaagtgtgcacaatgtaagcaattaaatacaattatgcatttactcttttaataaattcaaacatggctattagacacacagtgtgactaaataatttcctAACTATCGCAGTTTATAATTAACTCATTTTAATATCTGAACAATATTAAGGGGCGGCACCCCAGCGCCACAAATTGACCAGCCACCACTGTGTACTAGTATGTTTAGAGTGTGAAGCGATTGTTTTGGTTTATCGTTTATTGAGTATTGTATGTTTATACGTATTTTCATTGCCGAGCCACACAGATACGCCCATATGTAATAAACACACAGTTAAGCACCCAGGATTAGATCTCCATTATTGTCAGTGGTTTCAGGCCGAGACGCTTATAACGATGTTTGGGCAAATTGGTCAGACTAATGACGGGGAGGGGGAGTGACAGACTAATTCgtaaaatgtgttgtgtgtaaatTTTGTTTTAGCAGATGCCACGTACCAAGGCTTCACGCCGCTCAGCAGCTGCAAAGGCACGCTTCGCTAAGATGAGAGGTCCAGCAGTCCAGGCAGATGTGAGTGAAGTGCAGCACACTTGTGTGCAGCCACACACAGGATAATAGTCAAGGTGTATGGATGGTTTGGAACAGTAAATATGTGTGGTAATCTGTTGTGGCAGTTAAATATCTAAAATTGTGTGTAGTTTGCAGTGACTTGATGGGACAGTTTGTGCAGGTGTTGTGTAACGTAGTCAGTGTAATACATACAGCATACAGGAATCTCAGGCTTCAGTAGTGTACTGCATGCTAGTAAGATCCAAGCAGTATGCATTATTTTTGCTGGAGTATGGATGGCATTTCATGATTGTGCTATGTAATGTAAACACCATGAAGGACTGTAGAAATTAAATGGCAGTGGTAGTATGTGTCTGTAAAGGCTTTACAGGTTTGTGTAGATGGAACGTACAAAAGGGAGCAAGTTGTCTTTTTAGTGTGATGTGAGGTTCATGCATGTAAAAGctataaaatgtgttttttgtgtgtgtgtgattttaggAGTCACCTGTGGTGGATGCTGTGTCGAGTGAGGAGATGGGTCCAGAGGTTGTACTTTAATGAATACATTGCGACTGTTTAAATGATGCGTACATTGAGTTCTTATGTGTAAAAGAATGGAAAAAAGTTTAGGCTAACAAATATTGATGGGGGTTACTGATGCACGGTGTAAATAATGAGGGAACATGTGTTGGGGAATATGCATAAAACTATGTGGGCATAAAACTGCATCCCCACATAGGTTGTGAAAGTTAAGTGTGCTGATGACATTCAGAGGAACAATTTAATATATAGATGTGTATATGTAGAGTTCTTTATGTATGACAAATTTCTGAAATGATAGTCATTgaatatgatgtgtgtgtgtgtgtatgtgtatatatatatatatatataatatatataaaaattatatgaTGGACACTGAATATGTAGTCAGTGTTGTGTACTTGTAGATGTGTGGGATATATTGTGTAGACACCAGCCTTGGTGTATTCTAGGGTCTGTAGTTTGCATTGTTAGATGTTTAACTTTGTGTGTCTTGTCATCCCTctcttgtttctcttctgtatCTTTCATTAGGTGCTTGCTCCTGAACCGCGTGTTCTTGGGAGCGGTGCATGCCAGAGGGACCCATCTCCAGAGGTTTTGCTtcctcttaaaaaaaaagtacTGACTCCAGAGGTTTTGCTtcctcttaaaaaaaaagtacTGACTCCAGAGGTTTTGCTtcctcttaaaaaaaaagtacTGACTCCAGAGGTTTTGCTtcctcttaaaaaaaaagtacTGACCAATTCTGACCCCATCGTTGGGCAGAATGTGCAAAAGCTGTGCAAAAACCGTGCAAAAACTGTGCAAAAACTGGCCTATACCGTTCCAATGACTTCCAATACCATGCCAATGACTTCCGATACATGCCAATCATTCCCATCGCGATCAATCAATGAATCCTCTGATGCTATTGAAAGTGTCTGTGCTCAGTTTTCCCAGGTGCAGACGTTGACGGGCTCTTTCCATCAAGGACATCCAATGTTTGCCAATAAAGCTAATAAGCAGTGTGTTGCTAATAGTGTCACAGCTATAATGATGTCGAAAGTGAAGAGCGTTTTGAATTGGACCACCGCTGACCTAGATGACGTTCTCATGAAGGGAGATGATCTCTACAGATCCATCCGAGATGCCGGCAGCATTCACGACCCTTCTGGCTACCTGTTTGTTGCTGATTTGCCTACTAAGCATACAATACAGCAAAACACCTTTGAATTAAACTATAGtgatgtcatgtttgtaggTCTTTTTGGTGTCCATGACTATGGGGAGATGCAAAATGTGTACATGTCATATGATGAAGCATTAGTAAGAGTGTTTTCACTGTTTGACGCTTGTTTATTCACCGTTAAATTGAATACATGCGCTATCGTTAAACAGGGCTCATGTTATGTGCTAATCGACTCGCACGCACGTAACTCGCATGGTGAGCGGACACAGTGTGGTACAAGTTTAGTAGCGTATCATGTCACTATGGAGTCCCTACTGAACCACGTCAAGGTCCTGGGTTTGTCATTGAATGCCAAAAAAATGCCATTTGAAATCACAGGTGTTACTGCGACTATAAGATGTAGAAACGTCATGCCGGAAATCTTTGAAGGTGAGTATTTATCGGTGAGGGACAGTACGGAAGTCTACGAACATGAAACTGCAATGAAGACGGATGATACAGCGTGCAGCAGTGTAAAAGCTAGCGGCCATTTGCTATATAGCGATGCAGTAAAACGCAAAAGCGAAAACCTCGTTACAGAGACGAACGTTTCAGCTGATCAATGGACAAAACGAATGCGCACCAGGGGGAATGTGCTTGACGACGTTGTCTTGGTTACTGAGACACAAACCGACAGCTTTAAATTCAGTCCTTTAACAACGCAGCAGCAGAAAAGTTTGTGTTTAAAGTTGAACATTGTTTACATTGAACATAATCACGCAGAGTTGCCTACACCCGTTGTAATGAGCGAGCCTTGCAATACGCAGACAATCACAAGTGATGGTAATTGCTTTTTCAGATCGTTGGCTTTTGCAATTAGTGGAAGTGaaaaagagcacaggaagatCCGATGTGCTACTGTTAAACACATAGAGAAAAATGAAGCACGTTATGTTAACTATCTCAGAGAAGGTTACTCCTGTGTGTCAcagtatatttataaaacaaggATGAAGTACGTCGGTACATGGGCCACTGAAGTGGAAATTCAAGCTGCGGCTGACCTGATTGGTGTAAATATTCATACACATTGTCAAACCAGATGGTTGAAATACTCTGCATGTCATCCTTTCACTGGTCAGTGTAATGAAACAACGGGAATTTATCTGAAACACTGTGATAACTCACATTACGAGGTGGTGACCTGTGTCCACACAACTCCAAGCGATTGTACTAAGCTGTGTGGAAACACATACTTTGTTTCAGCAGAAAATCGTCGCAAACGTGACAGACAAAAAATAAAGTATGATACGGCACAGAGAGAGGCAAAAATCCAGAAGACTATTCAAAGGTACCATGACGATGAAGATTTTAGAAACTCTGTGAAAAAACGAGGTGTTGATGAATACAGATGTAATGAGCAGTATAAGCTACACACAAAATTCCGAAGTGTGCATAAATATGGAGTAAATCTGGAACACAGGAACAACATAAAGAAATTGAGTAAAGAGAAATATGGGAAAgacctacaacacagacagaatgtaaaacaaTTAAGTGTGGACAAATACAAAACCGatctgacacacagacagaatgtaaaacaaTTAAGTGTGGACAAATACAAAACCGatctgacacacagacagaatgtaaaacaaTTAAGTGTGGACAAATACAAAACCGatctgacacacagacagaatgtaaaacaaTTAAGTGTGGACAAATACAAAACCGatctgacacacagacagaatgtaaaacaaTTAAGTGTGGACAAATACAAAACCGatctgacacacagacagaatgtaaaacaaTTAAGTGTGGACAAATACAAAACCGatctgacacacagacagaatgtaaaacaaTTAAGTGTGGACAAATATAAAACCGatctgacacacagacagaatgtaaaacaaTTAAGTGTGGACAAATACAAAACCGatctgacacacagacagaatgtaaaacaaTTAAGTGTGGACAAATACAAAACCGatctgacacacagacagaatgtaaaacaaTTAAGTGTGGACAAATACAAAACCGatctgacacacagacagaatgtaaaacaaTTAAGTGTGGACAAATACAAAACCGatctgacacacagacagaatgtaaaacaaTTAAGTGTGGACAAATACAAGACAGACGAGAAACACATGAAGTATGTCAAGTATTTGAGTGTTCATAAgtacaaaacaaaccaaaaacataAAGAACATGTAAAGCAAGTGAACATAGATAAATACAAAGCAGACATCTCATATGCTCATGCTACTAAAGTAAGAAATACAAAAAGGAGAAACACAGAAAAGACCAAAAGGACAGAAATGCCATACATAATCGAACAATTCAGACACAAAATAGCCATGGGtcctatatatgtgtgtgcagtttGCCATCGCACTCTGTTCAAACACCAAGTAATCAAATGCAGACAACAAGAATATATGAAAAAAGGTCCTAAAGTTGCATTAGTTGCAGAAAGATGTATTACAGAcagttatttacatttatgtaaaGAAAGCTGCAATGCAAACTGCACTGATAAAGCTGGTCCTGCTGGTTGTCTGTGGATTTGCTATACATGCCATAGAAAGATTTGTGATGGGAAAATGCCAGAAGAGAGTGTTGCCAATAATCTTTCACTGGAACCAGTTCCTGCTGAATTGCAGGTGCTAAATTCATTAGAACAGCATTTAATTGCGATGCATATACCATTTATGAGGATTGTGTCATTGCCAAAAGGAGGACAAAATGGGGTCCATGGACCAGTCACTTGTGTTCCATCAAACATGACAGATGTAGTAGATGTTTTACCAAGATCCGAAAATATTGATCAGATGATTCGAGTGAAATTGAAAAGAAAACTGACATACAAAGGGCATTATAAATATGAATTTGTTTCTCCAGACAAAATTCAATCTTCATTGATGTATCTACAAAAGTATAACAAATTCTACAGTAATATCCAGTTTAATAATGATTGGATTAATCCACTGAGTAAAACTGCGGAAGCAGACGATAATGATGCATATGACCAATGTGTTACTGAGGAAAAACATGATTATGGTGATTCTGAAAATGACAACATTGATGAAACTCTTCATGACAGACAAcaacatggtatgttcatggatACGTGTTTACAACCAGTTGATGTAGCACAGGAGATTCTGGATCAGCACTTTGATGGAATAATATCTGTTGCACCTGCTGAAGGAAACAACCCAGTGAGGCTGTTAACTGATGAGTCTAATGAGGCCAAATGCTTTCCAGTTCTTTTCCCAAAAGGCACGGGCACTTTTCATGATAACAGGCCTGAACGACTGACATTGTCTAGATATTTAAATACAAGAATCCTTAATGCAGATGGTAGATTTGCAAAGAACTTGGACTATATCTTTTATGGTCAATATTTGTCTGAGTTAAATCAGGTTGTATCAAACGTGTCAATTGCTTTGAGAAAAGGACATTGTGTGCACAAAACTGACATTACTTCAGAAATGTTAATAAACACAGACTCCCTACAAAGGATTTTGAATCACGATGAAGGCTATAAATTCCTGAAACCCATTAGAGGTACTCCTGTATTTTGGCAAAGTGTTCAGAAAGATCTTTTTGCAATGGTCAGACAACTGGGTATCCCTACGTGGTTTTGCTCCTTTTCCTCTGCTGACTTGCGATGGCCAGAACTGATGGAAACAATCCTGACTCAAGAGGGTAAACATATATCACCAGATGACCTTGACTGGTCAGAGAGATGTGCTCTGCTGAAAAGTAACCCTGTGACAGCTGCCAGAATGTTTGACCACCGATTCCGTTGTTTTCTGAAAGATGTCATCATGTCTGAAGCACAACCAATAGGAGAAATAGTTGATTACTTCTACAGAATTGAGTTCCAACAACGTGGGTCACCTCACAGTCACTGCCTGTTCTGGGTTAAAGACGCTCCTCAGATAGACAAAGATGATGACAATAAAGTTCTAGCATTCATTGATCACTATGTCACATGTGAAATGCCATCAGCTGATGACACAGAAATGAATGAAATTGTGTCAGGTgtacaacaacacagcaaaagacactcaaaaacatgcaaaaaaaagGGGACTATATGCAGATTCAACTTCCCCCGTCCTCCATCTAGCAGAACATTTTTGACAAGACGCAAGACTGACAACGATAAAAATGTTGATGATGACAAATGTGGAGAACAAAGCATTTCAGCAAATAACAATCAAAGCAGCCCTCGTATGGAGCATGATTTAGCAGATTCCATATTGAAAAATGTACGGACAACTTTACTGAATACTGAGGCCAACTTTGAGTCAGCAGATGACTTATTTGCTTCACTAGGCATAAATCAGGAAACTTTTGAAGCAGCATATCAAACAATTAGCAAAAAAAACAGTGTTGTGTTGAAAAGAAAGCCATGTGATGCTTGGGTGAATCAGTACAACAGATATCTCCTAAACGCATGGAACGCTAATATGGACATACAGTTTGTGATTGATGCATATTCCTGTATTGTATATATCATCTCATACATATctaaagctgagagagagatggggttgTTATTGTCACATGCTCAGAAAGAAGCTGCACAGCAAGGCAATCTTGATGCTAAACAAGCTTTACGCAAACTTGGCAGTGTTTTCCTTCATAAtcgtgaagtttcagctcaggagAGCGTATATCGTCTTTCTAATATGAAGCTGAAAGAGGCCTCCCGCAAAGTACAGTTTGTGCCAACCTGTGATGCAATCAGAATGAGTCTTCCACTCAATGTTATACAGAGGAAAGCAGAATGTCTTGATGAAGACAGTGAGAACATCTGGATGAACAGTATAACTGACAGATATAAGGGGAGACCTAAATCCAAGgattttgaagaaatgtgtTTGGCTACTTTTGCATCAGAGTATAGAGTGTTGTCAAAGTCTGAAACGTCATCTCCAAACACTGTGAAACTAGATGAAGGTCTAGGCTTTGTGAAGAAAAGGTCACGAACTGAGCCTGCTGTAATTCGATATGCTCGTTTCTCACCAACAAAAAATCCTGCAAAATATTATGAAAGCATTTTGCAACTGTTTCTTCCTCATTACTCGAACAGTCAACTGAAGCCACCAACTTTCCAGACATATCAAGAGTTCTATGAAGGTGGGTTtgtgaaatactcagaccatgAGCTGGTTTCAGTAAAAGCCATAGTGGACACAAACATGTCAAAGTTTGA from Brachyhypopomus gauderio isolate BG-103 chromosome 8, BGAUD_0.2, whole genome shotgun sequence harbors:
- the LOC143522233 gene encoding uncharacterized protein LOC143522233 → MPEIFEGEYLSVRDSTEVYEHETAMKTDDTACSSVKASGHLLYSDAVKRKSENLVTETNVSADQWTKRMRTRGNVLDDVVLVTETQTDSFKFSPLTTQQQKSLCLKLNIVYIEHNHAELPTPVVMSEPCNTQTITSDGNCFFRSLAFAISGSEKEHRKIRCATVKHIEKNEARYVNYLREGYSCVSQYIYKTRMKYVGTWATEVEIQAAADLIGVNIHTHCQTRWLKYSACHPFTGQCNETTGIYLKHCDNSHYEVVTCVHTTPSDCTKLCGNTYFVSAENRRKRDRQKIKYDTAQREAKIQKTIQRYHDDEDFRNSVKKRGVDEYRCNEQYKLHTKFRSVHKYGVNLEHRNNIKKLSKEKYGKDLQHRQNVKQLSVDKYKTDLTHRQNVKQLSVDKYKTDLTHRQNVKQLSVDKYKTDLTHRQNVKQLSVDKYKTDLTHRQNVKQLSVDKYKTDLTHRQNVKQLSVDKYKTDLTHRQNVKQLSVDKYKTDLTHRQNVKQLSVDKYKTDLTHRQNVKQLSVDKYKTDLTHRQNVKQLSVDKYKTDLTHRQNVKQLSVDKYKTDLTHRQNVKQLSVDKYKTDEKHMKYVKYLSVHKYKTNQKHKEHVKQVNIDKYKADISYAHATKVRNTKRRNTEKTKRTEMPYIIEQFRHKIAMGPIYVCAVCHRTLFKHQVIKCRQQEYMKKGPKVALVAERCITDSYLHLCKESCNANCTDKAGPAGCLWICYTCHRKICDGKMPEESVANNLSLEPVPAELQVLNSLEQHLIAMHIPFMRIVSLPKGGQNGVHGPVTCVPSNMTDVVDVLPRSENIDQMIRVKLKRKLTYKGHYKYEFVSPDKIQSSLMYLQKYNKFYSNIQFNNDWINPLSKTAEADDNDAYDQCVTEEKHDYGDSENDNIDETLHDRQQHGMFMDTCLQPVDVAQEILDQHFDGIISVAPAEGNNPVRLLTDESNEAKCFPVLFPKGTGTFHDNRPERLTLSRYLNTRILNADGRFAKNLDYIFYGQYLSELNQVVSNVSIALRKGHCVHKTDITSEMLINTDSLQRILNHDEGYKFLKPIRGTPVFWQSVQKDLFAMVRQLGIPTWFCSFSSADLRWPELMETILTQEGKHISPDDLDWSERCALLKSNPVTAARMFDHRFRCFLKDVIMSEAQPIGEIVDYFYRIEFQQRGSPHSHCLFWVKDAPQIDKDDDNKVLAFIDHYVTCEMPSADDTEMNEIVSGVQQHSKRHSKTCKKKGTICRFNFPRPPSSRTFLTRRKTDNDKNVDDDKCGEQSISANNNQSSPRMEHDLADSILKNVRTTLLNTEANFESADDLFASLGINQETFEAAYQTISKKNSVVLKRKPCDAWVNQYNRYLLNAWNANMDIQFVIDAYSCIVYIISYISKAEREMGLLLSHAQKEAAQQGNLDAKQALRKLGSVFLHNREVSAQESVYRLSNMKLKEASRKVQFVPTCDAIRMSLPLNVIQRKAECLDEDSENIWMNSITDRYKGRPKSKDFEEMCLATFASEYRVLSKSETSSPNTVKLDEGLGFVKKRSRTEPAVIRYARFSPTKNPAKYYESILQLFLPHYSNSQLKPPTFQTYQEFYEGGFVKYSDHELVSVKAIVDTNMSKFEKEADSIDQAQEDLEVHGPMEDAWAQICPETEQERLECHENKYNDNTNTSENSDVIPDLLPKQTFSLDNNKHSLSKDAAMALLRSLNAKQSQIFYQIRHWCLQKLRGEHPDPFHVFISGPGGVGKSVLIKAIHYEACRILSRLSQNPDDTRVLLTAPTGVSAYNIDAATIHTSLSIGTDTKLPYQPLGDEKINALRTKLGKLDILIIDEISMVDHKLLAYIHGRLRQIKQCGDYSAFGKVSIIAVGDFYQLSPVKGKPLYSEPVGVNLWQNHFALAELTDIMRQKDAAFAELLNRLRKRQKCDPLLNTDINKLKQCETGEGEYTTNLHIYATNEEVDDHNRCMLKLICSETTVIEAQDYDRIPKTGRFQRVKGHHGNVCNTCLSRSLHIGINARVMLLKNIDVSDGLVNGAFGTVNAIHFNAGEDFPSKIYVTFDNERAGTAVRAKTQCLQPDLQKATPIEPDEERVTKSGGIRRQFPLKLAWACTIHKVQGLTVDKAVVSLKKIFAPGQAYVALSRVTSLQGLIIQDFKESAIYAKSDIESFMQIMPAFIQPVQQTQVSPSCKILLHNVQGLSCHLQDLQQDKRYMDADIICMTETWVQSRHNSDVQISGFSFYNQPRCLSYDTTDTVFAKLKDKQHGGVGIYYKPQTNCTIVDVPCMNLECMQFILPHLNATAAIVYRPSSYNQTVFLNKLSTLIRQMDSFPEGKIIMGDFNVNLFVTNSVCEVMQHYGFTQIVKEATTENGTLIDHVYVKDLDIDKICVSVMPTYFSCHECVVLYW